From a region of the Butyrivibrio sp. AE3004 genome:
- a CDS encoding restriction endonuclease, with protein sequence MNSNLQTALNIIKRYNNPSVSLLQVEMKISQSEAESIIAQLRSDGLLPTTSNLPLSSSSTMTAKSSFSTKFDIDSIEGHSFEYYCADLLRYNGFSNIQVTSGSGDFGVDILCQKSSLSYAIQCKKYSGNVGNHAVQEVVSGKIFYKCNKAIVMTNSYFTKAAYETARMTDVNLWDRGRLREMHIIALENGFVPGKY encoded by the coding sequence ATGAATTCAAATTTGCAGACTGCATTAAATATAATAAAAAGATACAATAATCCATCCGTCAGCCTTCTTCAGGTTGAGATGAAAATATCTCAGTCTGAGGCTGAATCTATTATTGCCCAATTACGCTCTGATGGTTTACTACCCACCACGTCAAATCTGCCGCTCTCTTCCTCATCAACGATGACCGCTAAATCCTCTTTTTCTACTAAATTCGATATAGACTCTATTGAAGGTCATAGCTTTGAATACTATTGTGCTGACTTACTTAGATACAATGGTTTCAGTAATATACAGGTTACTTCTGGTAGCGGAGACTTTGGTGTTGACATATTATGTCAAAAAAGTAGCCTCTCCTACGCAATTCAATGTAAAAAATATTCTGGAAATGTTGGGAATCACGCTGTTCAAGAAGTTGTGTCCGGGAAGATTTTCTATAAATGTAATAAGGCAATTGTCATGACAAACAGTTACTTTACCAAAGCAGCTTATGAAACAGCACGAATGACCGATGTCAATCTTTGGGATAGAGGTAGATTGCGTGAAATGCATATTATTGCCCTTGAAAATGGTTTTGTACCCGGCAAATACTAA
- a CDS encoding PP2C family serine/threonine-protein phosphatase, protein MRVVKVNASAMGASHKRSKNPKCQDANLVKTLPDHTIVACIADGHGSEKCRFSDRGARFAVEAFYELVRKYYSNADGNHDSMMQHLKKSETTKFVQLFHTIWKRKIKNSYDQIRKAYTDLSQIKEVNPELYGTTFIGMIIASDFVYGLQIGDGDMAFVDKRGYQVVIRPDKFLGVETYSMSEDEPWRHAKSYLQEVEFDSNIPFMYILTTDGFANSFKDDEQYQISCVDYFNTICKYGQKAVQTNLEEWLSQTSEEGCGDDITLVAVGGIEDEDDNETDDEGDVSATDNGDDADI, encoded by the coding sequence ATGAGGGTTGTTAAAGTAAATGCTTCTGCTATGGGAGCATCTCATAAGCGTAGTAAGAATCCAAAATGTCAGGACGCGAATCTTGTAAAGACTCTTCCTGACCATACTATTGTTGCTTGTATTGCAGACGGACACGGAAGTGAGAAATGTCGCTTTAGCGATAGAGGAGCGCGTTTTGCTGTAGAAGCATTCTATGAGTTGGTAAGGAAATATTATTCTAATGCTGATGGAAATCATGATAGTATGATGCAGCATTTGAAAAAAAGTGAGACGACAAAGTTTGTGCAGCTCTTTCATACCATATGGAAGCGGAAAATAAAGAATTCTTATGATCAGATTCGTAAAGCATATACTGATTTGAGTCAAATCAAGGAAGTTAATCCGGAATTATACGGAACAACTTTTATTGGAATGATTATTGCTTCTGATTTTGTTTATGGTCTTCAGATTGGGGATGGTGATATGGCTTTTGTGGACAAGAGAGGATATCAGGTGGTTATTAGACCTGATAAATTTCTGGGAGTTGAGACATATTCAATGTCTGAAGATGAGCCATGGAGACATGCAAAGTCATATTTACAGGAAGTTGAATTTGATTCAAATATACCATTTATGTATATTCTGACCACGGATGGATTTGCAAACAGTTTTAAGGATGATGAGCAGTATCAAATATCTTGCGTCGATTATTTTAATACCATATGCAAATATGGTCAGAAGGCTGTACAGACTAATTTGGAAGAATGGTTATCACAGACTAGCGAAGAAGGGTGCGGAGATGACATAACACTAGTAGCTGTAGGTGGAATAGAGGATGAAGATGATAACGAAACTGATGATGAAGGCGATGTAAGTGCAACGGATAATGGTGATGATGCGGACATTTAG
- a CDS encoding serine/threonine protein kinase translates to MEGLLKKGQQLQSYSNNNIVYVVGDCLGAGGQGEVYVVDSPTGKKALKWYFKATSTAEQKNTIMNLVQDGSPSKNFLWPEDFIVSNDGTFGYIMELRPKEYRNIPDLLNRRIEPDPTFEKLILAIYNMAKEYEELHKKGYSYKDISEQNIFFKPDTGDVLVCDNDNVSGDGLDDSGVYGTMRYMAPEIVRGEASPNRNTDLYSLAVLIFCMLFISHPLEGKNEASIHALDENALKGLFGKHPVFIFDPNNDENRPVPGIHDNANIYWNLYPQFLKDKFITAFTDGLTDPNARIVEKEWRDTSIRLLDSIMICPVCGAEVFFDEEKDVHGQPHICWGCGNTITAPPQIRIGKHRILLNLTTKINEHHIKNNYNISKTVASISQNPKNPSQWGLKNESDAPWTYIRNDGSQVIVAPGQSAALVSGTKINFGQIEGTI, encoded by the coding sequence GTGGAAGGATTATTAAAAAAAGGGCAGCAACTACAGAGCTATAGTAATAACAACATAGTTTATGTTGTAGGCGATTGTTTAGGCGCTGGCGGACAAGGTGAGGTTTACGTTGTGGATTCTCCTACGGGGAAAAAGGCTTTGAAGTGGTATTTTAAAGCTACAAGTACTGCTGAGCAAAAGAATACCATAATGAATTTGGTTCAAGATGGAAGCCCAAGTAAAAATTTTCTTTGGCCAGAAGATTTCATTGTCAGTAATGATGGTACGTTTGGCTATATCATGGAATTAAGGCCTAAAGAATATAGAAATATCCCAGATTTATTAAATAGAAGAATCGAACCTGATCCGACTTTTGAGAAGCTTATTCTTGCAATTTATAATATGGCAAAAGAGTATGAAGAGCTTCACAAAAAGGGCTATAGTTATAAAGATATATCGGAACAAAATATTTTCTTTAAACCGGATACTGGGGATGTATTGGTTTGTGACAATGATAATGTTTCAGGTGATGGACTAGATGATAGTGGAGTGTATGGAACTATGAGATATATGGCACCTGAAATTGTAAGAGGCGAGGCATCTCCTAATAGGAATACAGATTTATATTCACTTGCAGTACTTATTTTTTGTATGCTGTTTATAAGTCATCCTTTGGAAGGGAAGAATGAGGCGAGTATTCACGCATTGGATGAAAATGCATTAAAAGGATTATTTGGAAAACATCCAGTTTTTATTTTTGATCCTAATAATGATGAGAATAGGCCTGTTCCGGGAATTCATGATAATGCAAATATTTATTGGAACCTTTATCCACAATTTCTTAAGGACAAATTCATCACTGCATTTACAGATGGCTTGACTGATCCTAACGCTAGAATTGTTGAGAAAGAATGGCGCGATACAAGTATAAGATTGCTGGATAGCATAATGATATGCCCGGTGTGTGGAGCGGAAGTTTTCTTCGATGAGGAAAAAGATGTACATGGGCAGCCGCATATATGTTGGGGATGTGGAAATACGATTACTGCACCTCCGCAGATTAGAATCGGAAAACATAGAATACTTTTGAATCTTACCACAAAGATAAATGAGCATCATATTAAAAACAATTACAATATTTCCAAAACGGTAGCCAGCATATCTCAAAACCCCAAGAATCCGAGTCAATGGGGACTGAAGAACGAAAGTGATGCGCCGTGGACTTATATAAGAAATGATGGTTCTCAGGTTATCGTAGCGCCAGGGCAAAGTGCAGCGTTGGTTTCTGGAACAAAAATCAACTTTGGTCAGATAGAAGGAACCATTTAA
- a CDS encoding transglutaminase domain-containing protein: MINDHYYYHKLNGIEQEAYKVIYKAITQREKEAIFCSPNLSMEDVFNIYKAIILDNPHLYYIDYGNIMVSKDSNGMIRAQIRQVYSEEQCKKLDGLLEKYAKTILQKIDFTGKDVSEQIHAVHDLLASNVVYDHDVAEERAAVEDIHFSHTILGVILRKKAVCDGIAKSFKYLLNAIGIRCIVVTGNADNDMYNNEDHAWNIVKIGEHSYHIDVTNDTNSTESGFICQDYYCLNDELINRDHSNYKGMPICDSLEENMFYKNGAIIKNNDDMDVFIKNKLASGSNRAYFMLDYVDDMVRVANDIQESVAGYIMQKGTKAKIFTVSNEKMRTVMLTVEEF, translated from the coding sequence ATGATTAATGATCATTATTATTATCATAAACTGAATGGCATTGAACAGGAAGCGTATAAGGTCATATATAAGGCGATAACGCAACGTGAGAAAGAGGCCATTTTTTGTTCTCCGAATCTCTCGATGGAAGATGTTTTCAATATCTATAAAGCAATTATATTAGATAATCCACATTTGTACTATATCGACTATGGAAATATTATGGTATCAAAAGATTCTAATGGAATGATACGGGCGCAAATAAGACAGGTATATTCAGAGGAACAGTGCAAAAAACTAGATGGATTACTTGAGAAATATGCCAAAACCATTTTACAAAAAATTGATTTTACAGGTAAAGATGTGTCTGAGCAAATACATGCAGTCCATGATTTGCTAGCTTCGAATGTTGTATATGATCATGATGTTGCTGAAGAACGAGCAGCTGTGGAAGATATACATTTTTCGCATACAATATTGGGTGTTATTTTAAGAAAAAAGGCAGTGTGTGATGGTATAGCAAAATCTTTTAAATATCTTTTAAATGCTATAGGAATTAGATGCATAGTGGTCACCGGGAACGCTGATAATGATATGTATAATAATGAAGACCATGCGTGGAATATAGTAAAGATAGGCGAACATAGTTACCATATTGATGTTACAAATGATACAAATAGCACTGAAAGTGGGTTTATATGTCAGGATTATTATTGTCTAAATGATGAGCTGATAAATAGAGATCATTCAAATTACAAAGGTATGCCCATTTGTGATAGCCTAGAAGAAAACATGTTTTATAAAAATGGGGCGATAATTAAAAACAATGACGATATGGATGTTTTTATCAAAAACAAACTGGCTTCTGGATCCAATCGCGCATATTTTATGCTGGATTATGTAGATGATATGGTAAGAGTAGCGAATGATATTCAAGAATCTGTAGCTGGTTATATCATGCAAAAAGGAACAAAAGCTAAAATATTTACTGTTTCTAATGAGAAAATGCGAACGGTTATGTTAACAGTTGAAGAGTTTTAA
- a CDS encoding vWA domain-containing protein gives MSEMIRRPGGEMAKRPLNFFWVVDCSGSMSVENKMQQVNYAIQSTIPDMREAAKDNTNAQLYVQAMQFSTGATWLTTQPEEIETYQWRDMTASGVTDLGKAFELLCGQLSIPPMSDRALPPVIVLLSDGQPTDSYRSQLDQLLNMPWGKKAVRIAIAIGRDADRSVLEEFTGNKELVLDANNPQALVAMIKWASTVAKQVSTPASRRANVETSTPSGAPSSVQTGPVTIDLAVPDDFGDDVW, from the coding sequence ATGAGTGAAATGATACGTCGACCCGGTGGTGAAATGGCTAAACGCCCTTTGAATTTCTTTTGGGTAGTGGATTGCTCTGGTTCTATGAGCGTAGAAAACAAAATGCAGCAGGTTAATTATGCCATTCAGTCTACTATTCCTGATATGAGAGAAGCTGCTAAAGACAATACAAATGCACAGTTATATGTGCAAGCGATGCAGTTTTCTACTGGGGCAACTTGGCTCACAACGCAACCTGAAGAAATAGAGACATACCAATGGCGAGATATGACTGCTAGTGGTGTTACTGATTTGGGAAAAGCATTTGAATTATTATGTGGTCAGTTAAGTATTCCTCCTATGTCTGATAGGGCATTACCACCAGTTATTGTTTTACTTTCTGATGGACAACCTACTGACTCCTACCGAAGTCAGCTGGATCAACTTTTGAATATGCCATGGGGAAAGAAGGCGGTTAGGATTGCCATTGCCATTGGAAGAGATGCTGACAGATCGGTATTAGAGGAATTTACTGGAAATAAGGAACTCGTTTTAGATGCAAATAATCCGCAGGCGTTGGTTGCTATGATTAAATGGGCATCTACAGTAGCAAAACAGGTTTCCACACCTGCAAGCAGAAGGGCGAATGTTGAAACTTCTACACCATCTGGGGCACCTTCAAGCGTGCAAACTGGACCAGTAACAATAGATTTGGCAGTACCGGATGATTTTGGGGATGATGTGTGGTAA
- a CDS encoding tetratricopeptide repeat protein has protein sequence MKCIRCGAEWKSSNMHPPMKKCPVCGNDFDKNRGQRVFSSEGELIYVLRKEEGKTIVSEPKRVFAFLNDYFPMNEGFRNQYLALYDKGFADTVSQYFSGSLQNKDISDFVQSNSNDDAFVDAILFSLSVVESNGTDFNDPKYWMNVLNQLSSDEYKSTVLKHASELSDDSTISEKIIELELNSGDIKRAAEKLEELASKGNPDALYKIATMYLEGEYYEKNLKKAVSLYKLSADKGNVEAEYRLGVISEDCNEVELDDCISYLKRASDKDHIQAQCRLYSTLYKDDKSKIEAIGYLKKAAFQNYPPAMYEYAMHLLYGDEVEKDIESAIRFLQTSADGGDKDAISKLVYLYTTGYEVERDEEKANHYRKMIER, from the coding sequence ATGAAATGTATAAGGTGTGGTGCTGAATGGAAATCTAGTAATATGCATCCTCCAATGAAAAAATGTCCGGTGTGTGGAAACGATTTTGATAAAAATAGAGGGCAAAGAGTCTTTTCATCAGAGGGTGAACTTATCTATGTACTAAGAAAAGAGGAAGGAAAGACTATCGTTTCTGAACCTAAGAGGGTATTTGCTTTTTTAAACGATTATTTTCCAATGAATGAGGGATTTCGAAATCAGTATCTTGCACTGTATGATAAAGGTTTTGCTGATACAGTATCGCAATACTTTTCTGGTTCTTTGCAAAACAAAGACATATCTGATTTTGTGCAATCTAATTCTAACGATGATGCTTTTGTTGATGCAATTCTTTTTTCCTTAAGTGTGGTTGAGTCTAATGGAACAGATTTCAATGATCCGAAGTATTGGATGAATGTTTTGAATCAGTTATCAAGTGATGAGTATAAATCAACAGTATTAAAGCATGCATCTGAGCTATCTGATGATTCAACTATATCGGAGAAAATCATTGAATTAGAGTTAAACAGTGGAGATATTAAGCGAGCTGCAGAAAAATTAGAAGAATTGGCATCAAAGGGTAATCCAGATGCACTTTATAAGATAGCAACAATGTACTTAGAAGGGGAGTATTACGAGAAGAATTTAAAAAAAGCAGTATCACTATACAAACTATCTGCGGATAAAGGGAATGTCGAAGCTGAATATCGACTCGGGGTTATAAGTGAGGATTGCAATGAGGTCGAACTAGATGATTGTATCAGCTATCTAAAAAGAGCTTCCGATAAGGACCATATACAAGCGCAGTGTAGACTTTATAGTACTTTGTATAAGGATGATAAATCAAAGATAGAGGCAATTGGATACTTAAAAAAAGCGGCATTCCAAAATTACCCGCCTGCCATGTATGAGTATGCTATGCATTTGCTATATGGAGACGAAGTTGAAAAGGACATTGAGTCTGCTATAAGATTTTTACAAACAAGCGCAGACGGAGGCGATAAGGATGCAATCAGTAAATTAGTTTATTTATATACAACAGGGTATGAAGTTGAGCGTGATGAAGAAAAAGCAAATCATTATAGGAAAATGATAGAGAGGTAA
- a CDS encoding Lrp/AsnC family transcriptional regulator produces the protein MDETDKKILDMIKGNARMSFQEIGNQLGISRVAAKKRVDKLEKAGIIRGYNTYIKRDDEITMLFDIITAEGAFERVLEYVATRTAYVRQIVTTHKENHIHMVAVSDSSKNLKYLAKMIDKDCGDDIKELHVRQVQEVIKDVYGGIKYEPGSVSNTSADNGNNGRL, from the coding sequence ATGGATGAAACTGATAAGAAAATCTTGGATATGATCAAGGGTAATGCCCGCATGAGTTTCCAGGAGATTGGTAATCAGCTGGGTATTTCCCGGGTGGCTGCAAAGAAAAGGGTTGATAAGCTCGAGAAGGCAGGAATTATTCGCGGCTATAATACCTATATCAAGAGAGATGATGAGATAACCATGTTATTTGATATCATCACTGCAGAGGGAGCCTTTGAAAGAGTCTTGGAATATGTAGCAACGCGGACAGCTTATGTGCGTCAGATTGTTACTACTCATAAAGAAAATCATATTCATATGGTGGCAGTATCAGATTCTTCTAAAAATCTCAAGTATTTGGCCAAGATGATTGACAAGGACTGCGGAGATGATATTAAAGAGCTACATGTTCGCCAGGTCCAGGAGGTCATCAAGGACGTTTATGGAGGAATTAAATATGAACCAGGATCAGTGTCGAACACTAGCGCAGATAATGGAAACAATGGCAGGCTATAG
- a CDS encoding MotA/TolQ/ExbB proton channel family protein produces MKRNYNWGFGLIVLYIGMFVVCQILTNIDGVSKTSRQINYGLFIIAGLIFIAAFIYFSKIYRITKDLHKAAKKIKSDFDQKNAYLWDDYKQIPPESFFKATELRSAYKAYSIEAKRLESKTGGSFRCNIEDFINRELIDVTIKKNLFNLVPGTMTGLGILGTFLGLSLGLQEFNTGSAAEISESIAPLMDGIKVAFHTSIYGMVFSLVFNFLYKQIIEDAYSRLGQFLDAFDYYVISDSYYENNSSLYNILKQIPNDIGQQIMVVLEPAFTTMNETLKTFSREVNETQMEGVSQIVDKFVEQMNQSLGENFAHLGETIEKTCQLQNENNDYMQDILIKVGDMTSNLMTINEMSEKTIESLSGYIEKVEKLQKVINDNFMSVNIQLESQNEMNAKLNEYIQVLTEHEKQMSEAAGSLAKDMALQIENLDKLEKDLSEGTRENMQLLLQKAEEYSNSLAEVAKKQIQEVINLSNSRTMDMNQAAQELSKASAEFDTKLSTSLDRTFDTFDSNLAEIAKHLSGTISEVEATTDKVPQVVVAAYDGMEKSFTEMRTNLEALIHSLDIMQRNLPRLVDKFDDKK; encoded by the coding sequence ATGAAAAGAAACTATAATTGGGGATTTGGATTAATTGTATTATATATAGGCATGTTTGTTGTGTGCCAAATCTTGACTAATATAGATGGAGTTTCAAAAACCAGCAGACAGATCAATTATGGTCTGTTTATCATTGCGGGCTTGATTTTCATAGCGGCATTTATCTATTTTTCAAAAATATACAGAATTACAAAGGATCTTCATAAAGCAGCAAAAAAGATCAAAAGTGATTTTGATCAGAAAAATGCATATTTATGGGATGATTACAAGCAAATACCGCCAGAGTCGTTCTTTAAGGCAACGGAGCTTAGGTCTGCATATAAAGCATATAGCATTGAGGCTAAGCGTCTTGAGAGTAAAACAGGTGGGAGTTTTAGGTGTAACATAGAGGACTTCATTAATCGTGAATTGATAGATGTAACGATTAAGAAGAATCTGTTCAATTTAGTGCCAGGAACTATGACTGGATTGGGAATATTGGGTACTTTCCTGGGACTGTCATTGGGACTTCAGGAGTTTAATACTGGTAGCGCTGCGGAAATTTCGGAAAGTATAGCTCCACTTATGGATGGAATTAAAGTGGCATTTCATACCTCCATATATGGTATGGTTTTTTCATTAGTCTTCAATTTCCTTTATAAACAGATAATTGAAGATGCTTATAGTAGATTAGGACAGTTTTTGGATGCATTCGATTACTATGTAATCAGTGATTCATATTATGAGAATAATAGTAGCTTGTATAACATTTTAAAACAGATTCCTAACGACATAGGTCAGCAGATTATGGTGGTGCTGGAACCTGCATTTACAACAATGAATGAAACACTAAAGACTTTCTCAAGGGAAGTTAATGAAACCCAGATGGAGGGAGTCTCTCAAATTGTTGACAAGTTTGTAGAACAAATGAATCAGTCATTAGGTGAAAATTTTGCTCATTTGGGTGAAACAATAGAGAAGACATGCCAGCTGCAAAACGAGAACAATGATTATATGCAAGATATTCTCATTAAAGTTGGAGATATGACAAGTAATCTTATGACGATTAATGAAATGTCTGAGAAGACAATTGAGAGCTTGTCTGGATACATAGAGAAAGTAGAGAAACTTCAAAAAGTAATAAATGATAACTTTATGAGTGTTAATATTCAGCTTGAGTCTCAGAATGAGATGAATGCTAAGCTGAATGAATATATACAAGTATTAACAGAACATGAAAAACAGATGTCAGAAGCTGCAGGTAGCTTGGCAAAAGATATGGCTCTTCAGATAGAAAATCTTGATAAGCTTGAAAAAGATTTGTCTGAGGGTACTAGAGAGAATATGCAGTTGTTATTACAAAAGGCCGAAGAATATAGTAATAGTTTGGCGGAAGTGGCTAAAAAGCAGATACAAGAAGTTATTAATCTCTCTAATAGCAGGACTATGGATATGAATCAAGCTGCGCAGGAACTCTCAAAGGCTTCTGCTGAGTTTGATACGAAGCTTTCAACTTCATTAGATAGGACATTTGATACCTTCGATAGTAACCTGGCTGAAATTGCAAAGCATTTAAGTGGAACGATTTCAGAAGTCGAGGCTACTACAGATAAAGTACCACAAGTGGTGGTGGCTGCATATGATGGAATGGAGAAATCATTTACAGAGATGAGGACAAATCTTGAAGCGCTTATTCATTCATTAGATATTATGCAGAGGAATCTGCCAAGACTTGTTGATAAATTTGATGACAAGAAGTGA
- a CDS encoding OmpA family protein — protein MSRKRHETIDEETTYWLSYSDMMAALLLTFVLIISFTMLQAKRLYEEKESELEQQHELLAEQQEKLDEQQIKLDEQKKIMEKQQEQLDKIIGVRSNLVEALKEEFDGSDLKVSIDPNTGAITLDSSILFDVNKWDIKESGQAFLENFLPRYIGVLLKPEFKSYVSEIIIEGHTDTNGSYMHNLELSQDRALSVARFCLMDESTVLNAREIEELRPILTANGRSFSDPVYGADGNVDLAASRRVEFKFRLTDEEMVTEMMELLSSN, from the coding sequence ATGTCTAGAAAAAGGCATGAAACAATAGATGAAGAAACAACATACTGGTTATCATATTCAGACATGATGGCAGCACTTTTGCTTACTTTTGTTCTGATTATTTCTTTTACTATGTTACAGGCAAAACGACTGTATGAAGAAAAGGAATCGGAGTTGGAGCAACAACATGAACTTTTGGCAGAGCAGCAGGAAAAGCTGGATGAGCAGCAGATTAAGCTCGATGAACAAAAAAAGATCATGGAAAAGCAACAAGAACAGCTGGATAAAATTATTGGAGTGAGATCCAACCTTGTAGAAGCGTTAAAGGAAGAATTTGATGGATCTGATCTTAAAGTATCAATCGATCCGAATACTGGTGCAATAACATTGGATTCTAGTATCTTATTTGATGTAAATAAATGGGATATAAAAGAGTCAGGACAGGCATTTTTGGAAAACTTTTTACCGCGTTACATTGGGGTATTGCTAAAGCCGGAATTCAAGTCATATGTTTCCGAAATAATAATTGAGGGGCATACGGATACAAATGGTAGTTATATGCATAATCTAGAACTGTCTCAGGATCGTGCTTTATCAGTTGCAAGGTTTTGCTTGATGGATGAGAGCACTGTTCTTAATGCCCGTGAAATAGAAGAATTAAGGCCAATCTTGACAGCCAATGGAAGATCTTTTAGTGATCCAGTTTATGGGGCTGATGGTAATGTGGATTTAGCAGCATCACGAAGAGTTGAGTTTAAATTTAGACTTACAGATGAAGAGATGGTAACAGAGATGATGGAGCTATTATCTTCAAATTAA